TTGAGAAGACTCCCCCGTTCCTTGTGCACtcgcaataaatcaccttctcactgagagacccGTTTCTCCTCCATGGCTCCGCATCAGGCGGGCCCTTCTACTGGAGAAAGCTGTGCTTAGGGGACACCCGCACCGCTCCCCGAGCCAAGGAGGCCTGGCTCTGCCCCGGAGGAGCTCCCGCCCAGCGCGGAAGGGCCGCTGACCCAGAACGGGAACAAGACGACATCAGATGGCCGAAAGGCCTACGAAGGAAACCACCTAGGGCGCAGGCCAGGGCTCCCGGAGGAGCTCCTCCGGGGCTGCGCCCTGGACGGCGGGAAGGGTGCAGGGGTGCGGGGAGGGGATCCGTGGGACTGGGCAGCAGCAGCGACCGGACGGTCCTGGGTTCCGGGCGGGGGGCGCCGTTCTCCCGCGGGGTGGGCCACTCAGAGGCGAGCACGTCGGATGACGACGACCCTCGCTGCTCCCGGCAGGCCTGGGTCCCCACGTCGTAGCCTGGAGACCCGGCAGGCGCATTCCTTATGAGGAACTACACTTCCCGGCATGCCCGGGGCCTGCGACGGAAGAGGCCGCCGGGAGAGTGCGTCATTTCCGTTGCGCGTCGGGGCACACGTTCTGTGGTCGTGAGCAGAGGCCTGGCACCGCGTCTGGTTTCCGGCTCGCGCGGCGGAAGTGACGCTGAGCGGCGCGCCGCGGCGCCGAGCGCGGAACCGAGGTGGTGATGAGTCGCGTCCTCTGTGCCCCTGCGACCGGGTGAGCTCCGCGCGCTGTCCGCGGGGCCGAGGCGGGGGGCGGGCGGGCCTTCGGAGCGCTCActgctctctctcttccaggaCCGCCCGCGCGCTGAGGCTCTTGCGCTGGGCTTCCCGGAGCCCACACCCGCCGCCCGGTGGCCGGGCTCGGGCCCAGTCTGTGGTCGAGGGGCAGGAAGAGGATGACCCCAACCGACCCATTCGGTTTTCTTCCAGTAAAGCCAACCCGTGGCTCTGGACCGTGGGGCATTCCCTGGGAAGGGAGCAGCAGCGGCCCTGGTGGAAAGTGCTGCCTTTCAGCCTCTCCCTCATGCTTCTCGTCATCTGGTCCTACCTGAGGGAGGAGACCAGCAAGGACAAGTGGTTGAGACGGGTATTGGAAGAAGAGACTCTGGAACCCAGTGATCGTCCTGAGGAGCTTGAAACTCCTGCCGGTTACCGGGCGAGAACTTAACTGGGTGCCCGGCTTGGCCAGCAGGAAGGGGAGATGCAGCCTCCCTTAGGCTTTGACGTCTCGTTTGACCGGTTTTGTCCTGGTGAAGCGTGAGTCCTCAGCACAGAAGGGCTGTCTGGTCGCGCAGTAGGCCACGCACACCTGCGCGAGGCAGAGCAGAACCACAGCAGATTGGGACCTGCCTCCTACGTGATGCCAAAGAATATGTCCACAAGGTCTTCAGATCCGTAGGAATGGTTTTGGTTGCAGTGTGTGCTGTGAGATTCGTGGTGCCTTTGTGAAACAGTATGTGTCTACAAAGCCTTTCTGCTGATACTTGTATTTTTCTGGTAATTTGCTTTCTGAGGCAGAGTAACTGGCATAAGAGTTAAACTTTATTATGTACTATAGCGTGTGTAAATAATACTTATTGATGTTGGTTTTACACactaacaaaatgaaaataaattttactttcgTAGCGTGAAATTAAggcagttcctttttttttttttttaaatctcactaGAAAAACATCtcagtttttttccccccagagtagaaacagaaaagaaacttCAGTGTAAGTGGTGGAATACATTATCAAACCATAATAAAATAATGGACTTTCCCAACTTTCTGAACACTTTATTATTACCAAGGCAGCAACTTTTTGAGTAGAATGAAACTTGAAAGTATTCTTTTAACAAATTACGTGCAACATTTTGGGTTacataaatgacatttttttcccaagtggaaaaatctgttttaattttgaattaaaatgCTTAAAGGAAGATTTTTATGCATTTAACCTTCTAGTGGAAAGTTTCCTTTATCTTGGTGTGTTTGTGGTGCTGGAGTTAAGTGGTGATTTCTCTAACACCTGTTTGCAGAGTGGGTTTGGATCACTCTGCTTGTGTGATAATATACTGACTTTATGTGTATGTGCACCAGGTGTCTGCACACATCTGTGAATTATGCTTGTGAGGGAGGTGGGGCTGATGGAAACGTCATCTTTTTAATGATGGAGAGAATTTGGAAAGATTGACCGTCTTAGGTCAGGTTACAAAGTCCCAACAGGAACAAAGAACTAAGATGCTCTCTCTGGCCTGGAATGCTTGTGACCTGTTTGGTTGTGAAGTCTTTTCTTTGAACAGCAGTCGTTCAAACCTATCCCTTACGTTTCACTTGTGCCAGCTACTGCGGGGAACAAAATGCAGCagaattaatggaaaaaaatctttgttttggTTAAAAGTAACTCATATCACAGAAGCAATATGTTTTATCTGGAAAGTGCAGGCACTAAAATCAGCAGGAAGAAACAAGGATAATCCTATCACCGAGGAAATTTGGTCGTTTacctttttagatttttttcatgcAATTATAAATGCAGTTTTCCAAAAAACACAAGTcagataatattttttttttggacatcAGACCACATGCCAAAGATTCCAAGTGCTTCCAGGGAGTATCTGAAGGTCTTTCGGATCAATGACTTCATGCCAGGGACATGGAGATTTCTCCTAAGCAAAAGGAGGACCCTAGGCCAGCTGGCAGCAGTAAGCAGACCCTCCCTAAACCTCGACTTTTCAAGGAGTGACAACAGACTAGGTTAAtttaaaatggcttttttttcccccttaacttgttgttttttttttagtatgctGGTCTTATTTCTCAGCGAGCCTGTCGCTTTTCTTTTCCCAGGGTATGGCACATTGACTTCTCCATATAGCACTCCCTGAGCATTTGAGCAGGAGTGGACCAGTGCAGGTATGCTAGAATGGAAGTGGTTCCAGCGCTTAGTGAGATGACAGAAAGAGGAGGAAACGGCTAGAGTAATTCCTTTCAGAGAAGAGTTTACCTAAATGATCCCTTGTTGAGCAGCAGTCTTAGAAGGCTCTGGCATTGCTGTGCATTTTACCCCAAAAAGGTGAAACTCAAGTCTTGAGTATTACCCCAGCCTTTTAAGAACATTCCTCAAAGGCACTAAAAATGATGCCATAAATCCTTTCAGGCGATCACAACTGATCTCTTCAAGGAAGCTGCCCAGTGGGTGAGGAGGATCAACAGATGTCTTCACCTCTCACCTCAGCCAAGATCCTCAGTTCCCTTTATCTTAAGCCCCCAGTTTCCTTCATGAGCTGTGGACCACCCCATGGCCACCTCCTGGGCTGTTAGGTTGCTCAAACTCCTTATTTCTAAAGCGATCCACACCCCTACcctgttttttcctcttgttCTGTATcccacttagtttttttttttccccctaagatttacttttttatttctctcccctccccccagttgtctgctctctgtgttcattcgctgggcgctcctctgtgaccacttctatccttaccagcggcactgggactctgtttctttttgttgtgtcatcttgctgtgtcagctctccgtgtgtgtggcgccattcctgggaaggctgcactttctttcgcgctgggcggctctccttacggggcgcactccttgctgcatggggctcccctatgcgggggagaacccctgcgtggcagggcactccttgtgcgcatcagcactgtgcacgggccagctccacacgggtcaaggaggcccggggtttgaacctgggacctcccatgtggtaggcggacgccccatccattgggccaagtccgcttccaccACTTAGTTTTATTATCATTTACCCAGTCCTCACTAGAGACGCAGGAATTACCTGAGACTTTCTCTTGCCCTGGCAGGCTGTCGGTTTTCAAGATGGTTATTCCTCCTAAGAATTGGTGAACCCTGTCCCCACCTGCTTCACTGTAGTGCttgatttttttggaaaatatcacattcttgattttttaaagtcattttatttcAAGATTTAAATAGTTTATAGAAGTGATAATTTAGAAAATGCAAACATGAAGGACATAGCCATTCATCCTAGCTGCTAGTGATACCTCTTATCTTACTGTTATTTGCACTTCATAAAAATAACTGGGAACGAATGGATGGAaactgttttgctttgtttctaaCCTCAGCTGGAACACTTTTCATGCCgctaaaaattcttagaaaaaatcatgtttaaatcataatttaaccCTTTTCAGACCAGGGCTATTAGGTGGTCTCAAGTTTTTGCCAAATAGCTCTCTGACAATTGTCTTTTTACCTAAATTTTGAATCTGATATTTTTGAGGGAGGGGAAGCATTGGAGTTCCCAAAAATGGaagattctttttcttaaaaatatgaaCCCCTTTGCCCTATACCCTGGGCTTCCTGAGAGGTCAGCGGCCTTGTGGGTTGCTGttcagaaaataacaaaaacctGCCAACTCGGTAGGTTCTGTGATgtgttaatttgcattttagaatgaCTAGTGAGATTGACTAAAAATGTCCCCTGTGCTAGCAGTATGTGAAACAGTGTTCTCTGGCCTGGGAAGATGCAGGCCCCTTGTCCTCCGGGACCGGCCCACTTGGGGCCGTGTCTGCCAGGGCTTCCCACCGGCCAGCGCTGGGCTGCTTCTCTGAGCCCCACCCCGCTGTGCGCGGACACTCTGGGGGAATAGCGCGGTGTGTCCCTCTTGACCGGGAGCCTCTTGgactcatttaaaaaacaaaaccaaagccgCTAGGCTGAGATACCATTCACCAGCTTTTTAGTCCACCCATAAAGGGTACCATTCAAAATGTGCAGGGCAGGCTGCGCAGCCAAGCCGCGGTCTAGCTGGACGTTCCCGTACCCCTGCTGGCAGGCGCCTCTCTCCACCGCCAGGTGGGCCCCTTGGCGACCTCAGCCCCTGGCACGCACGCAGGGAGTCCAGGAATGAGCGCCAGTGCGCGTGCAGGTCGCGAGCGTGGCCCCGCCGGGGCGCCTCGCCCTGCCCCGGGCCGCTGGCCGGCTCGGGAAGGTGCGGTTGCAGGCGGGGGCGCAGgaggcgggccgggggcgggcccaTCCACACCGCGGGGCGCGGGGATGGCCGCGCGGGTCCCGGGCGGGGGTCGGCGGGTGGCGAGGGCACCCACCCAGCGCAGGGACCCCGGGCGGGCCCggaccccaccccctccccgcgAGTGCTACCTGGGGGCGTGGcggtgggcggggccgggcgAGGTTGGGGGCGCGGGTGGGCTCCGCGCGGGGGGAGATCCGGCGGGGGCGGGTCCGCGCAGCGCATGCGCGCTGCATTGTTTTGACTGAAAATGCCGTCGGTTTCGaaagcggcggcggcggcggcggcggcgctgaGCGGGTCCCCCCCGCAGACGGAGAAGCCAACCCACTACAGGTCAGCGACGGGGCCGGGGCCGCCGCCCGGACGCCGAGCCGCCGCCGGGGCGCGCGGACGCGGGGAGGCGGGAAGCGGCCTCGCGCGCGCCCG
Above is a window of Dasypus novemcinctus isolate mDasNov1 chromosome 23, mDasNov1.1.hap2, whole genome shotgun sequence DNA encoding:
- the UQCC4 gene encoding ubiquinol-cytochrome c reductase complex assembly factor 4, which gives rise to MSRVLCAPATGTARALRLLRWASRSPHPPPGGRARAQSVVEGQEEDDPNRPIRFSSSKANPWLWTVGHSLGREQQRPWWKVLPFSLSLMLLVIWSYLREETSKDKWLRRVLEEETLEPSDRPEELETPAGYRART